One window of Athalia rosae chromosome 2, iyAthRosa1.1, whole genome shotgun sequence genomic DNA carries:
- the LOC125500050 gene encoding THO complex subunit 3, giving the protein MAGFNSRVEELTSYFKSHNKIKEQQSHSAKVHSVGWSCDGKLLASGSFDKCVCIFSLGTDRLKPETTFRGHGGSVDQLCWHSFHPELLSTASGDKTVRIWDTRSQKCTANIATRGENINISWSPDGNTIAVGNKEDLVTFIDARVMKIRAEEQFNFEVNEISWNKDSDTFYLTNGQGCVHILSYPDLELLHVIKAHPGTCICIEFDPTGRYFATGSADALVSLWDADELCCLRTFSRLEWPVRTISFSHDGQLLAAASEDLVIDIGEVQTGEKVADIPVEAATFTVAWHPKQYLLAYACDDKDTYDRKRDAGSLKVFGFSSE; this is encoded by the exons ATGGCGGGGTTCAACAGCCGCGTCGAAGAGTTGACGAGTTATTTCAAGTctcataataaaataaaagagcaaCAAAGTCATTCTGCAAAAGTGCATAGCGTGGGCTGGAGTTGTGATGGAAAATTATTAGCTTCTGGTTCATTTGACAAGTGTGTCTGTATATTTTCTCTGGGAACCGACCGTTTG AAACCTGAAACCACTTTTCGCGGGCATGGCGGGAGTGTCGATCAGCTATGCTGGCATTCTTTTCACCCGGAGCTGCTATCAACCGCAAGTGGAGACAAAACTGTACGCATATGGGATACAAGGTCCCAAAAATGTACAGCAAACATTGCAAcaagaggagaaaatataaatatatcttgGTCGCCAGACGGCAATACGATAGCAGTAGGCAACAAGGAGGATTTGGTTACATTCATCGATGCTAGAGTCATGAAAATCCGAGCTGAAGAACAATTCAATTTCGAagtcaatgaaatttcatggAACAAAGATTCAGACACATTTTACCTAACCAATGGCCAAGGATGTGTGCATATACTGAGCTATCCAGACTTAGAGTTACTGCATGTGATCAAAGCTCATCCAGGAACATGTATTTGCATTGAATTTGACCCTACCGGTCGTTATTTTGCAACTGGATCAGCAGATGCTCTGGTTTCATTATGGGATGCTGATGAATTATGTTGCTTAAGGACGTTCTCGCGTTTAGAATGGCCTGTCAGGACAATATCTTTCTCTCATGATGGACAATTGCTAGCTGCAGCTTCCGAAGATTTAGTCATAGATATAGGAGAGGTACAAACAGGAGAAAAAGTTGCAGATATACCAGTTGAAGCTGCCACATTCACAGTTGCGTGGCATCCGAAACAATATTTGTTGGCGTATGCTTGTGACGACAAAGATACTTATGATAGAAAGCGGGATGCTGGGAGCTTGAAGGTCTTTGGATTTTCAAGTGAATAA
- the LOC105685807 gene encoding isocitrate dehydrogenase [NAD] subunit beta, mitochondrial produces the protein MALLARKVCKVLSQAAQKGPVTRTLHIGAVHQQDATIAQETKTKCTLIPGDGVGPELVYSVQEVFKAASVPVEFETYFLSEVNPTLSAPLERVSGSIAKNRVCLKGILATPDHSHTGELQTLNMKLRRSLDLYSNVVHVKSLPGIKSRHQNVDCVIIREQTEGEYSALEHESVKGVVECLKIVTATKSQRIAKFAFDYATRNHRKKVTCVHKANIMKLGDGLFLRSCEEIAKLYPRIQFEKMIVDNCTMQMVSNPRQFDVMVTPNLYGNIVDNLASGLVGGAGVVAGASYSAECVVFEPGARHTYSEAVGKNVANPTAMLLCSVKLLNHVNLRSYAEQIRDAINRVLNDGKIRTKDLGGQSSSTDFTKAVIYSLR, from the exons ATGGCGCTACTCGCGAGGAAGGTTTGCAAGGTTCTCTCACAG GCTGCTCAAAAAGGCCCAGTGACCAGGACACTCCACATAGGAGCTGTGCATCAGCAGGATGCA ACTATTGCTCAAGAGACCAAAACAAAATGTACTCTTATTCCTGGAGATGGAGTTGGACCGGAGTTGGTCTACTCTGTTCAAGAAGTATTCAAAGCTGCAAGCGTGCCTGTCGAATTTGAGACTTACTTCTTGTCTGAAGTCAATCCCACGCTAAGTGCTCCCTTAGAACGAGTCTCTGGTAGCATTGCCAAAAATCGAGTCTGCCTCAAg GGCATTTTAGCAACACCAGATCATTCTCACACTGGAGAGCTTCAAACTTTAAATATGAAGCTGCGTCGTAGCTTGgatttgtattcaaatgtcGTGCATGTTAAATCTCTTCCTGGAATAAAATCACGTCATCAGAACGTTGATTGTGTAATAATAAGAGAACAAACCGAGGGCGAATATTCGGCCCTGGAGCACGAAAGTGTCAAAGGAGTTGTTGAGTGTCTGAAAATTGTGACTGCAACAAAGTCTCAAAGGATTGCTAAATTTGCCTTTGACTACGCTACTAGAAATCATCGCAAGAAGGTTACTTGCGTCCATAAGGCAAATATCATGAAACTTGGAGATGGACTGTTCTTACGGTCTTGCGAAGAGATCGCAAAGCTGTATCctag aatacaatttgaaaaaatgattgttGACAATTGCACCATGCAGATGGTGTCGAATCCACGTCAATTCGACGTCATGGTGACACCAAACTTGTATGGTAATATCGTAGACAATTTGGCATCTGGATTAGTCGGTGGTGCCGGAGTTGTAGCTGGAGCAAGCTATAGCGCTGAATGTGTCGTATTTGAACCT GGTGCGCGTCACACATACTCCGAAGCTGTCGGCAAAAACGTAGCGAATCCGACTGCGATGCTTTTGTGTTCTGTAAAGCTCTTGAATCATGTGAATTTGAGAAGCTATGCCGAACAAATTAGAGATGCTATCAACCGTGTCCTAAATGATGGAAAGATTCGTACTAAGGATTTGGGTGGACAAAGTTCTTCAACAGATTTTACTAAGGCGGTTATCTACAGCCTCCGCTAA